The Aquicella siphonis genome contains the following window.
GTTCCTGAATCAGAAAATATATGCTTTTTCTTTGCGATGAGTGATAAGGGGCTGATGAAAAAGAAAAAGCCATGCGGTTTCCCGCATGGCCCTGATATCAATATAGTGGTGCTAGTCTAACATTCCGTACTGTTTTAGTTTTTTCCTTAATGTTCCGCGTGAAATTCCAAGAATGTTCGCCATTTTAACCTGGTTGTAATGCGTGTGATTAATCAGGACTTCCAAGAGCGGCCTTTCAATTTCTTCCAGCAAAATCGAATAGAAATCTACCGGTTGTTCACTTCCGATATTGGAAAAATAATTGCGCAAGGTATCTTTAACGACTTGCTTGAGGGTGATTGTTTCTAAATCTTCAGCCATTACCATTTTTTTATTCATAAATAAAACTCCATACTATCCATAGTTTTAGTTATATCTTTCCGTGATCAAAGACTAAAAGTGATCTCCAACGCCTTGCTGCTGGAGATCATGCTCGTTACAAATGAGTAGTTTACGACGCTAATTCGGTAATTTCATCCATTCTTACATTTTCAACCGCGACATCAGCTGGCTGGATACGTGGCTGTTCCATGGATGGTGTGGCCTGTTTTTGTCTGGATTTTACTTTGGTTTTTTTAGCTTGAGGTTTTGCAGCAACCTTGGCTTTGTTTATTTTAACTGACTTTGCCCAATCCTTTTCAAACTGACTTAAGCATTTGCCAAGAGAATTCAGTTTGGCCTGTTTGCTGGTTAATGCTTGCAGTGCTTGAGCAGAAGCGTCTAGTTGTTTGCTGACATCAGAGTGCGCTTTGACTGCCTGGCCATGAGCCTTTTTAATTGCGTTTAACTGTTTTTTCGCTTTAGCCGACGTGTTCTTTGAGCTAACCAGAGCATTTAGGCGGGTTTCCATGCTTTTGACCAGGGCTTTGGCTTTGTTTACCGTTATCTTTAATTTGTTTTGCTGTTTCTTGTGTGCGTTGATTTCTTTATTCATTTGCGCAGCTAATTTGGAGGGGATTTGCATAAAATCCTTTTCCATTTTTTGCACGCCGGTCAGGATCTTGCTCATGGTTTGAC
Protein-coding sequences here:
- a CDS encoding helix-turn-helix domain-containing protein — its product is MNKKMVMAEDLETITLKQVVKDTLRNYFSNIGSEQPVDFYSILLEEIERPLLEVLINHTHYNQVKMANILGISRGTLRKKLKQYGMLD